The Geobacter metallireducens GS-15 region GACCTCTATTTTTCAACCACCCTCTTCATGGGGATCATCGACCCGACAACCCTGAAACTGGAGTACATCAACGCCGGGCATGTCCCTCCCCTTATCCGCCGCGCCGACGGCATCATCGAGCTTCCCCCGACCACCAACCCCCTCGGGTATTTCAAGGCCCTCGACATTCCGTCCGCGTCGGTCCGCCTGGAACAGGGCGACCGCCTGCTCCTCTATACCGACGGGATCATCGAAGCCGTCAATCCCGCCGGGGACCGGTTCGGCCTGGAGCGCCTGAAGGAGACGCTGGCGGGCAACTCCCCTGACCACATGGAGTTTCTCGACCGCGTCTTCGCGGGCCTTCGCTCGTTCGGCGCCGCCGACCCTCCGGAAGATGACTGCACCCTCCTGGTCGTGGATATCCACGGTCAGGTGCCGCCCTGACATCTGTAAAAATTTCAGACTCTCCTGGTGCCGGTCCTGTCCTTTGCGGAACGTGATGGCCCCACAAGAAAAGT contains the following coding sequences:
- a CDS encoding PP2C family protein-serine/threonine phosphatase — protein: MTEKKRGKGGLRVDPFELKLAREVERLLFPKSSPVCTWNCIGVKNRTAGVLGGDYFDSITLPDGRLALIVGDVTGHGLHASVVMSMLYGFIHHAAFDQIEPKGLAAQVNAFLSHFAERSRTFDLYFSTTLFMGIIDPTTLKLEYINAGHVPPLIRRADGIIELPPTTNPLGYFKALDIPSASVRLEQGDRLLLYTDGIIEAVNPAGDRFGLERLKETLAGNSPDHMEFLDRVFAGLRSFGAADPPEDDCTLLVVDIHGQVPP